A window of Castanea sativa cultivar Marrone di Chiusa Pesio chromosome 8, ASM4071231v1 genomic DNA:
tgatttgaagcagcaaatAGAGAATCTCATCAAATAAGGAAAGTTGACGAATTTTCTCGGACGAGAAATTGAAGGGAAAGGTGGAGGAGTCGTCACGACCCCTACTTGGAGcaataagagttattatagggGGAACCTCAACAGGTcagtcatccaagtcaaggaagacatacctgaaggtggtccAAAACGTCCAGCTCTTTAGACAATCTCCAAGGATGAGGGTAGCTGATGAGCAAGCCATCATGTTCACGGACGAGGATGTTGAAagagttcaccacccacatgacaacGCAATCGTCATTACCCTGCTCATTGCCGACTATACGACCagaagggtgttggtagacaatggcagctcaaCGGACATCTTGTATTACCCCACCTTCGAACAAAtaaggctaggacgagatcagcttcgtcTAGTGAATTCACCCTTAgtaggatttggaggaatgaaggtgcaagtTGTGGGCACCATTACATTGCTTGTGGTAGTCGGAACGTACCCgcaacaaataaccaaaaagGTAAACTTCCTTATTATTGACTGTTCATCATCGTACAATGCTATTAGCCGACTTTAAATAGTTGGAAGgtggtaacctctacctaccatctgtCCATCAAGTTCCTGATTGAGTATGGAGTAGGACGAGTACAAAGAGATCAATTAGCCGCCAGAGAGTGCTATTTAGTCATGTTGGCTATGGACGAGCACGTATAGACAATGAGcatagacgagagaaggatTACTACGGAGCCCCCTGAAGTACTAGAGGATATTCCTTTGGACGAGAACAACCCCAAGAAGTTTACTAGAATTGAGGCGAGTatgaaaaagaagacaaagcagACTTTGGTCctgtttttgaagaaaaaccttgatgtgttcgcatggagtcacgaggacatgccaggTATTGACCCTAGTGTCATTACCCATTGTCTAGACGTGTATCCTCACTCCAAGCTTGTGCGtcagaagaagagggttttgCTCTTAaacgagacaatgccatcaaagaagaagtccaaaagTTGACCATGGTGAAATTTATTCGGGAAGTGTATTATCCAGACTGGTTGGCTCATGTGGTTatggtcaagaaggctaatggcaagtggagaatgtgcgtggacttcactgatttgaacaaggcttgccctaaggatagttatCCATTGCCATGCATTCACCAACTGGTGGATTCGACAACGGGTTATAATTTGTTGAGTTACATGGATGTCTTTCCAGGCTACAACTAAATAAGGATGGACAAGgtagatcaagagaagacctccTTCATTACTAGCCAGGGGTTATTCTGctataaagtgatgcctttTAGTTTAAGGAATGCAGGGACGACTTACCAAAGACTTGTTAACCATATGTTTCATCCACAAATCGGGCTGAAtatggaggtttatgtagatgacatgctggtaaagagtTTGGACAAGGAGAAGcatctagacgaccttcaagaaacctttgatACATTTAGGCAGTAtaacatgaagttgaatccaagcaagtgtgcttttggagtttcatcagggaagtttttggggtttatggttTCACATAGAGGAATTGAGGTAAATCCCGAAAAAATCCAGGGGATACTAAATAGGGAGCCACCGAAGAATATCAAAAAAGTCCAATCTCTCACTAGACGAATTGTCACCCTTAACAGGTTCGTTTCGAAAgttactgacaaatgtttaccattctttaaagtcctcatgAAGGCATTTGAGTGAACGAACGAGTGTtagaaggccttccaagacctcaaGGCTTATCTTACCACAACACCTTTGTTGGGCCCGTCCGTACCTGGTGAAGAATTAtatttgtacttggcagtgtcctTGCACACAGTGAGCTCGGCATTGTTTAGAGAAGAAAGGCAGATTCAGAAACTAGTTTATTATACGAGCCGGGCACTAAGAGGAGCGGAATGACGATATccaatgatggagaagctagcatTTGCTTTGGTCACAGCTTTAAGGAAACTGAGGCATTATGTTCAAGCTCATGTTCTCAACGTTAAATCATCccctaaagaaggcaatgaacaagttggaagccgtAGGATGACTAATCCAATGGGCGGTAGagcttagtgagtttgatgtcaggtaccAACCAAGGAGTGCGATAAAAGCACAATCattggcagatttcattgcggagttcacccCTAGTCAAGACGAGCTGGACAAAAAGGAAGGAGCTCAAAGGTGGGTTATCAATATAGATGGCTCATCCACATTATACGTAGGTGGGATTGGAGTTATATTAAAGTCCCCGGAGGGAGACAAGTTGGAATACGCAGCCCGTCTACAATatcaaaccaccaccaacaaagCTAAGTATGAAGCTCTCCTTAAAGGACTGGAATTGACTAAGTCTTTAGGGGCGAAGTCAGTAGTAGTTAAAGGAGACTCTCAATTGGTTATTaatcaagtgaatggaatgtgtgaagctaaggaagatcgaatgaaaaAATATCTCAACAGAGTGAAGCGGCTCGtccaaaagtttaaagaaaCCAGTTTTGTTCAACTCTTGAGGGAGGAAAACATGGAACAGATGCCTTGGCGAGAGTAGCTTCAGCAGGAGGAATTGTGGACGAGTATGACAAAATCcaatacatgccgagcatagacattcTGGATACaacagataggaggaggagaaaattggatgagtccaataatagCCTATCTCAAGGATAGGAGGCTTCTAGAAGATAAAGACGAGGCTAGGAAGTTGAGGATCAGGGCTGCCAAATACGTCCTCATAGACGAAGTACTATACAAATGAGGCTTCTCTTAGCACTTCTTATGGTGCCTAGCTCCAAACGAGTTAAACTATGTATTGAGGGAAgctcatgaaggagcatgtgggaaCCACTCGAGAGCAAGGTCGCaagtccataaggtcgtccacgcaggctactactggccaacTATTTAAGCAGATGTtaaggcttatgtcaaggtatgtgatcaGTGTCAACGCTTTAGCAACATTTCTAGACCGCCCTCGGAGTACTAGACctcaatgatggccccatgacCCTTTGCataatggggactggatatcctaggtcccttCCACCTAGGAACcagacaaatgaaatttttggtaatagggattgactactttaccaagtagGTGGAGGCTGAACCTCTAGCAAAAATTACTCAGTAAAATGTTAAGAACTTTGTTTGGAAGAGCATTGTATGTAGGTTTTGGATACCTAGAGTACTAGTATCTAATAATAGACAacagtttgacaacgcacctTTCAAAGACTTTTGTCAGcaatttggaatcaagaatcactattcctcaccctctcACCCACAGGCAAACGGACAAGCAAAAGTAGCAAATCGATCCTTactgaaaatcatcaaaactCGGTTCAAGGGGGCAAAGGGGGTTTGGCCAGATGAGCtgccaggtgttctttgggcctacaggacgatTATGAGGGTCCCAACAGGAGAAACACCTTTCAAGTTAGCCTACAGAAGTGAGGCAGTCATACCTacggaagttcatatggctaattatcgagtgatgaagtaccagGAGAAGGAAAATGAAGAGCAACTTCGTCTTaacctcgatctcattgacatggtaaggatggatgcggagcaaaggacagcaagatacaaaaatctcatgaCTAGGCAGCATGATGCCGTGGTAAAACCCAAACGTTTCAACATTGGGGACCTCGTCCTTAAAAGGATATCCTTGGTAACTAGGAACCCGGCTCATGGAAAACTAGAACTCAACTAGGAAGGACCCAATAGGGTAATCAACTGTAAGAGGTAAGGGCcatactacttggaagctctGGACGGATGGAAGGAAGCTAGAaaatccttggaacgtggagcaTTTAAGAAGGTACTATCAATAAAGGGTGAGCTTGGATGAGAATCACCATGGACGAGCGTCATGGACGGGGAAtgtcaaacaagaaaatttgagaaatgtaAAGGGTACGAGAGGAATTCCGTTATTTATAGGCATTGAAAATTGGTATGTGAAATGACATGACCAACCAGAAAGCACCACATGGCATTTCCCTTGAAAATTTAAATCAGTGCGACAAGTCACCAATGAAACTATGACATATGGCACAATCT
This region includes:
- the LOC142606125 gene encoding uncharacterized protein LOC142606125, translated to MEKLAFALVTALRKLRHYVQAHVLNVKSSPKEGNEQVGSHFIAEFTPSQDELDKKEGAQRWVINIDGSSTLYVGGIGVILKSPEGDKLEYAARLQYQTTTNKAKYEALLKGLELTKSLGAKSVVVKGDSQLVINQVNGMCEAKEDRMKKYLNRVKRLVQKFKETSFVQLLREENMEQMPWRE